Below is a window of Humulus lupulus chromosome 2, drHumLupu1.1, whole genome shotgun sequence DNA.
AGACAAGCTACTGCCTTGACATCTGAATGTGACGGATTATTGCAAAACAAGTAAAACCACCTCAGAAAAATATTCTGCTCCCACAATATTTGGAGCTTTTGAGCCGTTAAAGCAGGCAATCCCTAGTCTGAAGTATCTAATTAAGGCAACGCTACAAAGAGTAACACAGAATACAGACCTCcaaaaactagctccatcttctcatatcttcctcttcatcaACTGGAGTGTACCACTCTGGCCGATGCTTCAAGTTGCTCAACCTGTAGTTCAAAAGTACTTCCTCATTGCAAAGAGCTCTCGTAGCCACCAAAACAAGAGTCCTCAAAAAGGAAACATCAGACCCAGtattttttgagctcccatattTGAACCAAAAGCTGCCAAACCTCTTCATATTTGTTGTGTCTTCTGAATTTCCAAAAACAACATTCGGAATATAAACTCGCATATCCTTTTCAGTCAATGAAAAATCATAGGGGCAAATCATAACATTTGGGGCCACACCCTTTGCAGGGTGGTTGGCATAATGAGCAAAAGCTAATGGATTTCTTCGATCTACAACATCACCACCATAGAGCACTTGTTTGCTTTCCAAAGGCTTACTTAGGAGTCTCCACAACCTATCTGAACCTTTCTCGCCACTTTGCACATTGGGGCTGATTTTTGGAATGGTTAACGCATTCCAAACCTCACAGGTTTCATCCCCCGAACCCCAAGGTTGAGCATTGATCACATTGCCATCATACCTTGTGATCAGATATGGGTTTTTTGCGTCAACCCTTGGGTACCCAGGAATGTAGCGGTAATAGGCAGGAGAGTAGATTACACCTGGGTAGATGGCAACCACATTACCAACATCCGCTTCACCATTTAAAAATAAACCTTGCCCTGCTTCTTTGTGAGGTATCTGAGAAGGTTTGATTTCAAGTGTGTAGCCCAAAATTTCTCTGATTTTCTGAGACACTTCAGCTTGTGTTAATGGCCTAGTTTTAGGTACATCTGCACTGAAAAATCATTATCAACGATCATTCAAATACTCTGCAATAACTAGAGTAAAGAGTACACTATTCTAGCACTGATTAATTAATTGAGGCTCACCAAAatctcttaattaattaattgaccCAGCCTCAATTCATAATGTCCTCAAAATTCCTGGATCAGAAATAGCTAGATGTGGGAATAATAGTGGTCCACAAGTTTTACGATGGCTCTAATATCAGATATTTGGGAAAATTTCCGATAGGAACATACCCGGATGATTAGTTGGCGAGCTGTTCCTACCAATAGCCAAACTGAGGCCACTTCGGCCAGAAGCCACATTTGATCGTTGAGGTGATTCACTTGGCTCATTTCTCTTATCGACATCAACAAGAATTTCATCCATAGTCACGCAAAAGCTTTTAATTTGAGAATGGACAGTTTCTTGGACAAGCTTCTCTTGGTCAGAAAAAGAGAATTTACTTGCCATGTCTATGATCTCCTCTACATCTGCCTCTGCAGCATTCATTCCCAGACGATTGaaactgaaaaataaaataaaagttttctGGTAAGCAAAAGTTTAAGATAATCTAAAAAGAACGAAATATAGTTACAAGCATAAGAATAGTGGCATTAATTTCATGGCACCAAACTCAGATAAACAGAaagcaaaaaattattaaaaaataaaagttgtAGCAAACAGTTGCAGAGCCAGCCTCTTATTATAATGAAggcaaaattaaaagaaaaaaatttaaagGGTGGCAAAATAAGAATAACAGTAAATATATTATTGAAAAAAAGTTCTTTTTATAGGggtaaaattaaaataagactaaatatacataaaaaaatttaaataaaaaaagtgGGGGTCATTGCCATCACTTGCTCCCCTTGCTTCTGCCTCTAGAAACAAAGTTACTCGTATCAAGAATAGATTCACAGTTAAAGGTGTAGTACTTACTCTTGGTAGTACTATTCCCTCTAAAGCTCTAAGCCTACTGAGCCTTCACAAGAACAGCTCCTTTGAATGTAGTCTCAGCAGCGTTATCTCAGAATTCAGACTCACCCGTTCAACTATGGCGACGTGAAGATCATCAATTATTGTTTAAAGAGAAGTCATGCTCACTTCTAGTGAAACATTAGCCTCGGAATCTTTATGGCTAGCCTCCGCTAAAAAGCCATAATTCACAAGAATAGTTGTTTGGCATTCACTGCCTTATCTGCCTATGATTGGATCATGGTACTGATCTTTCAAGGCCTCCAAGTCCGCAATACGAGTAGCAAAACTTTGAGATCATGACTTTAAATTATACAAAGTGTGACATGTCTCTAATGTCTTCATCGGCAGAGAGTAGGCATACCGAGGCTAGGCTAGCCATTGAGGAACTCAATCGTTAGTAGCTTGCAAGAAGAGAGCACTTGCAACAGCTCCAGAGCAAAGCAGCCATGTACTTCTTAAGTCGTTGTATTGGGCTGTCCAAAAGAGAAACCCTCATCGCTGTACTCTAACAACAAGGGGGTTAAGCCACTAAAAGGCATAAATCGTGATAAACTTCATTCTCTTGGAAGAGAAGCAAAGTGTCATAGGAATGCAAGTTGTGTCATAAACTTCACTAAAAGTCTCATCTCTCTTGATATATTTATGCTACTTTCCTTCTAGAGGAGGTTGAGTTGAAGAAGCTATGACAGAACAAGTTGttagaaatttattaattattgaacCCCCATCTATTGGAATGACTATTAGTAATGGTTTGTCTTATCTTATTAGAAGCAATGGGAAGAATACTCGCTTTGACTTTCAAGCGTGAACTATGTCTTGGATTTGGCATTAATAGGGCATGGAATTAGATTAGGAGGGGACATAAGCTAAATCCCGAAATGAAATGCTTTACTCTTACTCTTTGGGTTCAGGAAGAGAATAGCACAATTTAGCTCAGTTACCTTAAATCCTCTTTGCGATGAAATGTGGAAAAGTCCTAATCAATGGCAAAAGGTGCCATCCAAGCAAAGTGGGAATACCAAGCAAGATCCAACCAAGAATTGAGTTCATACCCGATTTAAGACTTTATAAAAGAAGAAAGTCCAAGCTCAAGGGCCTATCTCTGACATATTTTCAAgccaaagaaaagaaaaatcctAGACTGTAAGGCAAGCATGTTTCATCTTCACTTCCTTCCGTACCTGATTCTGAGTCTGTTCTAAAGGTAGCCAGTGACTCGAGGCATATTGGAGTCAAATCACTCATCGGTATTTacatgtgttgacgcggttcttcgccaacagataattaagaaaataagagaaagagattagtgcttaataatgaaccgagaCAAATGGATGATCtttaaatggactgatgacacaagtacgtttttaggtggttcaaaggttaaaatccttctactccaccagccaatattattgctatatttctggtattctttacaggatatttcgttacacaatagaatccaaccctttgcaactctcagggtctccatatttataggagagggcacctgggagttggtaaggggggtcatcccgtgaccttcttacccatcatgtcacttctgtgacattcatgattaattcctaaaacctgacaaatgaagtgtggtctaatcaacaagtaaggggataatgggccgcacggcccaacccagtcgtgggtgcctgaatacgcacgttcatgctgcgtgtccgagaa
It encodes the following:
- the LOC133818840 gene encoding uncharacterized protein LOC133818840 isoform X1, with the translated sequence MAFVFRKIQQVVKSLGKNRKFAKDPRKLQYQVDMNRLFLYTSFNRLGMNAAEADVEEIIDMASKFSFSDQEKLVQETVHSQIKSFCVTMDEILVDVDKRNEPSESPQRSNVASGRSGLSLAIGRNSSPTNHPDVPKTRPLTQAEVSQKIREILGYTLEIKPSQIPHKEAGQGLFLNGEADVGNVVAIYPGVIYSPAYYRYIPGYPRVDAKNPYLITRYDGNVINAQPWGSGDETCEVWNALTIPKISPNVQSGEKGSDRLWRLLSKPLESKQVLYGGDVVDRRNPLAFAHYANHPAKGVAPNVMICPYDFSLTEKDMRVYIPNVVFGNSEDTTNMKRFGSFWFKYGSSKNTGSDVSFLRTLVLVATRALCNEEVLLNYRLSNLKHRPEWYTPVDEEEDMRRWS
- the LOC133818840 gene encoding uncharacterized protein LOC133818840 isoform X2; translated protein: MNAAEADVEEIIDMASKFSFSDQEKLVQETVHSQIKSFCVTMDEILVDVDKRNEPSESPQRSNVASGRSGLSLAIGRNSSPTNHPDVPKTRPLTQAEVSQKIREILGYTLEIKPSQIPHKEAGQGLFLNGEADVGNVVAIYPGVIYSPAYYRYIPGYPRVDAKNPYLITRYDGNVINAQPWGSGDETCEVWNALTIPKISPNVQSGEKGSDRLWRLLSKPLESKQVLYGGDVVDRRNPLAFAHYANHPAKGVAPNVMICPYDFSLTEKDMRVYIPNVVFGNSEDTTNMKRFGSFWFKYGSSKNTGSDVSFLRTLVLVATRALCNEEVLLNYRLSNLKHRPEWYTPVDEEEDMRRWS